The following are from one region of the Heterodontus francisci isolate sHetFra1 chromosome 34, sHetFra1.hap1, whole genome shotgun sequence genome:
- the LOC137348476 gene encoding zinc finger protein 271-like: MEKPWKCGDCGKGFNYPSELETHRRSHTGERPFTCSVCGKGFTQSSHLLTHQLVHTDKRPFKCSDCEKRFKSKNELLKHQRTHAGERPFICSICAKGFTNPSTLLTHQRVHTGERPFTCSACEKGFTRSSSLLKHQRVHTGERPFTCSLCTKGFTQSSDLLTHQRVHTDERPFKCSDCEKSFKSRNELLRHQRTHTGERLFTCSLCGKGFTQSSNLLKHQRTHTGERPFTCSDCGKGFTNLFNLLRHQRVHTGERPFTCSVCGKGFTQSSSLPKHQRVHTGERPFTCSVCGKGFIQSSDLLTHQLVHSDQRTFNCSDCEKSFKSRNDLLRHQRTHAGERPFTCSVCGKGFTCSSHLLRHQQLHK, encoded by the coding sequence atggagaaaccatggaaatgtggggactgtgggaagggattcaattacccgtctgagctggaaactcatcggcgcagtcacactggggagaggccgttcacctgctccgtgtgtgggaagggattcactcagtcatcccaccttctgacacaccaacttgttcacacagataagagaccttttaaatgttctgactgtgagaagagatttaaaagtaaaaaTGAGCTGCTGAAACACCAACGTACTCacgctggggagaggccgttcatctgctccaTTTGTGCAAAGGGattcactaatccatccaccctgctaacacaccagcgagttcacactggggagagaccgttcacctgctctgcttgtgagaagggattcactcggtcatcctctctgctgaaacaccagcgagttcacactggggagaggccgttcacctgctccctgTGTacgaaaggattcactcagtcatctgatctgctgacacaccagcgagttcacactgatgagagaccttttaaatgttctgactgtgagaagagctttaaaagcagaaatgAGCTGCTgagacaccaacgcactcacactggggagaggctgttcacttgttctttgtgtgggaaaggattcacccaGTCGTCGAACCTGCTcaaacaccaacgcactcacactggggagaggccattcacctgctctgactgtggaaagggattcactaatTTAttcaacctgctgagacaccagcgagtccacactggggagagacctttcacctgctccgtgtgtgggaaaggatttactcagtcatcctctCTGCCaaaacaccaacgagttcacactggggagaggccgttcacctgctccgtgtgtgggaaaggattcattcaGTCATCTGATCTGTtgacacaccaacttgttcacagtgATCAGAGAACTTTTaactgttctgactgtgagaagagctttaaaagtcgAAATGATCTCCTGAGACACCAACGCACTCacgctggggagagaccgttcacctgctctgtttgtgggaagggattcacttgttcatcccatctgctgagacaccagcaactTCACAAGTGA